The Pantoea vagans genome includes a window with the following:
- a CDS encoding ABC transporter permease: MFAYIIRRLLEMIPVLLVVSLLVFGFIKLLPGDPARIYAGPDAPIEAVEAARQHLGLNDPLPQQYVNWIGGLLRGDLGVTYRTQQPVLDVIKQGFMPTLWLALAGFAWSVILGLFLGVFAALKRGKWQDWTLMSVAVGGISMPTFWLGLLLIQFVAMPFGLFSVSGFNKASDIILPAITLGSSVAAVMARFTRSAFLEVAQEDYVRTAKAKGLRNRLVTWKHVMRNALIPVITMLGLQFGFLLGGSIVVESVFNWPGLGWLLIESIKAQDQPVIQALVMLFVFEFIVINLLVDLLYAVVNPAIRLRQES, from the coding sequence GCGATCCGGCGCGCATTTACGCCGGACCTGATGCGCCGATCGAAGCGGTCGAAGCCGCACGCCAGCATCTCGGTCTCAACGATCCGTTGCCGCAGCAGTACGTTAACTGGATCGGTGGATTACTGCGTGGCGATCTTGGTGTGACCTATCGCACCCAACAGCCGGTGCTGGACGTCATCAAACAGGGCTTTATGCCTACGCTGTGGCTGGCGCTGGCAGGGTTTGCCTGGTCAGTGATCCTCGGCTTGTTCCTCGGCGTTTTCGCGGCGCTTAAACGCGGAAAATGGCAGGACTGGACGCTAATGAGCGTCGCCGTGGGCGGCATCTCAATGCCGACCTTCTGGCTGGGGTTACTGCTGATCCAGTTCGTCGCCATGCCGTTTGGTCTGTTTTCGGTCAGTGGTTTCAATAAAGCCAGTGACATCATTCTGCCCGCCATCACTCTCGGTTCCTCCGTGGCCGCCGTGATGGCGCGCTTCACCCGTTCCGCCTTCCTCGAAGTGGCACAGGAAGATTATGTGCGTACCGCCAAGGCCAAAGGGCTACGCAACCGGCTGGTAACGTGGAAACACGTGATGCGTAACGCACTGATCCCGGTGATCACCATGTTGGGTCTACAGTTCGGTTTTCTGCTCGGTGGATCGATCGTGGTGGAGAGTGTCTTCAACTGGCCGGGATTGGGCTGGCTGTTGATCGAGTCGATCAAAGCACAGGATCAACCAGTGATTCAGGCGTTGGTGATGCTGTTCGTGTTTGAATTTATTGTGATTAACCTGCTGGTGGATCTGCTTTACGCCGTGGTCAACCCAGCCATTCGCCTGCGACAGGAGTCGTGA